A genome region from Microbacterium terricola includes the following:
- a CDS encoding GNAT family N-acetyltransferase: protein MLTFTHEPDAARYTLHEGDHLVSVLDYRDDGRSVALTRAYTVPTFRGHGYAGELVDRAVAALEQQGGREVIPVCWYVADWFAAHPERAGILRSRHSA from the coding sequence GTGCTGACCTTCACGCATGAACCCGATGCGGCGCGTTACACCCTCCACGAGGGCGACCACCTCGTCAGCGTGCTCGACTACCGCGACGACGGGCGCTCCGTCGCCCTGACCCGCGCCTACACGGTGCCGACTTTCCGGGGCCACGGCTACGCGGGTGAGCTGGTCGACCGGGCGGTCGCAGCGCTCGAGCAGCAGGGCGGCCGCGAGGTCATCCCGGTGTGCTGGTACGTCGCCGACTGGTTCGCCGCCCACCCCGAACGCGCCGGCATCCTCCGGTCGCGTCACTCCGCCTGA
- a CDS encoding exonuclease SbcCD subunit D, translating to MRILHTSDWHIGRTFHGHSTLEALGGVLAALTEQVREQRVDLVIVAGDVFDSATPAAAAYTLLTDTLVALRDTGARVVVTSGNHDSAARLGFQAKLLRDGIHVLTDPLSVGTPLTIDDADGPVHVYGIPFLEPSLVRHLWPDVELRSQAQTLTHAMDLIRADLAGRGGRSVAVAHCFAAGVEPTPHLERDIQQGGLDVVPLGAFDGPDYIALGHIHGRQHLTDRVRYAGAPLHYSFGEGDKPRGSWIVELDAGGLASVQWLELPVPRRLVTLEGTLDELLTDPRFDDMRDAWVSARYTDAAPQPDPMRRLQARFPHCAMVAHAPSVVHADDGRSYAARVREARDDLALVDAFLRHVRNGVGAGEGERDLLRDVIDDQVAAEVRG from the coding sequence ATGCGCATCCTGCACACCTCCGACTGGCACATCGGGCGGACCTTCCACGGTCACTCCACGCTCGAGGCCCTCGGTGGCGTGCTCGCGGCGCTGACCGAGCAGGTGCGCGAACAGCGCGTCGATCTCGTCATCGTCGCCGGCGACGTCTTCGACTCGGCTACTCCTGCCGCTGCCGCGTACACGCTGCTCACCGACACGCTGGTGGCGCTCCGCGACACCGGCGCCCGCGTGGTCGTCACGAGCGGCAACCACGACTCCGCCGCGCGGCTCGGCTTCCAGGCGAAGCTGCTGCGCGACGGCATCCACGTGCTCACCGACCCGCTCTCGGTCGGCACACCCCTCACGATCGACGACGCGGACGGCCCGGTGCACGTCTACGGCATCCCGTTCCTCGAGCCGAGCCTCGTCCGCCACCTGTGGCCGGACGTCGAGCTGCGCTCGCAGGCGCAGACCCTCACCCACGCGATGGATCTCATCCGCGCCGACCTGGCCGGGCGCGGCGGACGCTCCGTCGCCGTGGCGCACTGCTTCGCCGCGGGCGTCGAGCCCACGCCTCACCTCGAGCGCGACATCCAGCAGGGCGGCCTCGACGTCGTGCCGCTCGGTGCGTTCGACGGGCCCGACTACATCGCGCTCGGGCACATCCACGGGCGCCAGCATCTGACCGATCGCGTCCGCTACGCGGGCGCGCCGCTGCACTACAGCTTCGGCGAAGGCGACAAGCCGCGCGGCTCGTGGATCGTCGAGCTGGATGCGGGGGGCCTGGCGTCCGTCCAGTGGCTCGAGCTGCCGGTGCCGCGGCGCCTCGTCACCCTCGAAGGCACCCTCGACGAGCTGCTGACCGACCCGCGGTTCGACGACATGCGCGACGCATGGGTCAGCGCCCGCTACACCGACGCGGCCCCGCAGCCCGACCCGATGCGCCGGCTGCAGGCGCGGTTCCCGCATTGCGCGATGGTCGCCCACGCGCCGTCGGTCGTGCACGCCGACGACGGCCGCAGCTATGCGGCGCGGGTGCGCGAGGCGCGCGATGACCTCGCCCTGGTCGACGCCTTCCTCCGCCACGTGCGCAACGGCGTCGGAGCCGGCGAGGGCGAGCGCGACCTCCTCCGCGACGTCATCGACGATCAGGTCGCCGCCGAGGTGCGCGGATGA
- a CDS encoding alpha/beta fold hydrolase, with the protein MTDAISHFSYQGATLVVEEHPAEGAAGGEAVFVLLHGIGMGRGAFGDLTAHLTPHGRVISLDLPGYGDAPEPDRTPTIERMADIVAALLRDRGVRRPVLIGHSMGTQVAIEAVVRHPGLTDRIVLAGPTVDPRARSIWGQFRRLVHDLAIESPRVLWIGAGEYLHAGPHLRRKMRAMLTHRPEDVYPRVPARTLVLRGASDAVAPRDWCLQVVALLPDASLEEIDGHGHETMIRDAAPAAARIVGFAQRP; encoded by the coding sequence GTGACCGACGCGATCTCGCACTTCTCTTACCAGGGCGCGACGCTCGTGGTCGAGGAGCACCCCGCCGAGGGCGCGGCGGGCGGTGAAGCCGTCTTCGTGCTGCTGCACGGCATCGGGATGGGACGCGGAGCCTTCGGAGACCTGACCGCGCACCTGACTCCCCACGGCAGGGTCATCTCGCTGGACCTGCCAGGGTACGGCGATGCCCCCGAACCGGATCGCACGCCGACGATCGAGCGGATGGCCGACATCGTCGCGGCCCTGCTGCGTGATCGCGGCGTCAGGCGCCCGGTGCTGATCGGGCACTCGATGGGCACCCAGGTGGCCATCGAGGCGGTCGTTCGCCACCCCGGTCTCACGGACCGGATCGTGCTCGCCGGTCCGACCGTCGATCCGCGTGCCCGCTCGATCTGGGGCCAGTTCCGCCGGCTCGTGCACGACCTGGCGATCGAGAGCCCCCGCGTGCTCTGGATCGGCGCCGGCGAGTACCTGCACGCGGGTCCGCACCTGCGCCGCAAGATGCGCGCGATGCTCACCCACCGGCCGGAGGACGTCTACCCGCGCGTGCCTGCGCGCACCCTCGTGCTGCGCGGGGCCAGTGACGCGGTCGCGCCGCGCGACTGGTGCCTGCAGGTGGTCGCGCTGCTGCCCGACGCGTCACTGGAGGAGATCGACGGCCACGGTCACGAGACGATGATCCGGGATGCTGCACCCGCCGCCGCGCGGATCGTCGGATTCGCGCAGCGGCCGTAG
- a CDS encoding DUF2277 domain-containing protein, whose translation MCRNIVPLNNFEPAATDDECHDAALQFVRKIAGTTKPAKVNQAVFDRAVAEIAHATRHLIDDLVTTAPPKKREEEAAKRRARSADRYEALRVYQQEKRTARAAS comes from the coding sequence ATGTGCCGCAACATCGTCCCGCTGAACAACTTCGAGCCGGCCGCCACCGACGACGAGTGCCACGACGCCGCACTGCAGTTCGTGCGCAAGATCGCCGGCACGACCAAGCCGGCGAAGGTGAATCAAGCCGTCTTCGATCGGGCTGTCGCTGAGATCGCCCACGCGACCCGTCACCTCATCGACGATCTCGTCACCACCGCCCCGCCCAAGAAGCGCGAGGAGGAGGCCGCCAAGCGCAGGGCGCGGTCGGCTGACCGCTATGAGGCGCTGCGGGTGTACCAGCAGGAGAAGCGGACCGCGCGGGCGGCATCCTGA
- a CDS encoding GH1 family beta-glucosidase, with product MSGVQNAAQGSTDYRDAGLAFPPGFTFGSATASYQVEGAFDEDGRTPSIWDTFAKTPGRVWNGDTGDVACDHYHRWESDLDLMASLGLDAYRFSIAWSRIVPDPATGAVNQAGVDFYSRLVDGLLARGIKPVATLYHWDLPQTLEDAGGWAVRSTTDVFEHYAAVMGAALGDRVHTWTTLNEPWCSAYLGYGQGGHAPGRHEPAAALAAVHHLNLAHGRALQALRATSTGSPQYSATLNFHVLRGVGDGADEAMRRIDALANRAFTSPMLRGEYDADLLEDTRSVTDWSFVQDGDLATIHQPIDVLGVNYYSTATVRLWDGLSPKQMNDGHKGAAGGTAWPGSDQLVEFVEQPGPYTEMGWNIAPEGLEELLLSLSEQFPEQPLMITENGAAFADEVAADGSIDDADRVDYLRRHLTAAHRALQAGVDLRGYFVWSLLDNFEWGYGYAKRFGIVRVDFDTLERTPKRSAHWFRELATTHVLPVG from the coding sequence ATGAGTGGCGTGCAGAACGCGGCCCAGGGCTCGACCGACTATCGCGACGCCGGACTGGCGTTCCCGCCCGGATTCACCTTCGGGTCCGCGACGGCGTCGTACCAGGTGGAGGGGGCGTTCGACGAGGACGGTCGTACACCCTCGATCTGGGACACCTTCGCCAAGACGCCCGGACGGGTGTGGAACGGCGACACCGGCGACGTCGCGTGCGACCACTACCACCGGTGGGAGTCGGACCTCGATCTGATGGCCTCGCTGGGCCTGGACGCCTACCGCTTCTCGATCGCCTGGTCGCGGATCGTGCCGGACCCCGCGACGGGAGCGGTGAACCAGGCGGGCGTCGACTTCTACTCCCGGCTGGTGGACGGGCTGCTCGCCCGCGGCATCAAGCCGGTCGCGACGCTCTACCACTGGGACCTGCCGCAGACGCTGGAGGATGCCGGGGGCTGGGCCGTCCGGTCCACCACCGACGTGTTCGAGCACTACGCCGCCGTGATGGGCGCCGCCCTCGGCGACCGCGTGCACACCTGGACCACCCTCAACGAGCCGTGGTGCTCGGCGTACCTCGGCTACGGGCAGGGCGGTCACGCCCCCGGCCGCCACGAGCCCGCCGCCGCGCTCGCCGCGGTGCACCACCTCAACCTCGCACACGGGCGTGCACTGCAGGCGCTGCGCGCCACGTCGACCGGCTCGCCGCAGTACTCCGCGACCCTCAACTTCCACGTGCTCCGCGGCGTCGGCGACGGCGCCGACGAAGCCATGCGCCGGATCGACGCACTCGCGAACAGGGCCTTCACCTCGCCTATGCTCCGCGGGGAATACGACGCGGACCTCCTCGAGGACACGCGCTCGGTCACCGACTGGTCGTTCGTGCAGGACGGCGACCTCGCGACGATCCACCAGCCGATCGACGTGCTCGGTGTCAACTACTACTCCACCGCCACCGTGCGGCTCTGGGACGGCCTGTCGCCGAAGCAGATGAACGACGGTCACAAGGGCGCGGCGGGCGGCACCGCGTGGCCGGGCAGCGATCAACTCGTGGAGTTCGTGGAGCAGCCTGGTCCGTACACCGAGATGGGGTGGAACATCGCTCCAGAGGGTCTCGAGGAGCTGCTGCTGTCGCTGTCGGAGCAGTTCCCCGAGCAGCCGCTCATGATCACCGAGAACGGCGCAGCATTCGCCGACGAGGTCGCGGCGGACGGATCGATCGACGACGCCGACCGGGTCGACTACCTGCGTCGCCACCTCACCGCCGCGCATCGTGCGCTGCAGGCGGGCGTCGACCTGCGCGGCTACTTCGTGTGGTCGCTGCTGGACAACTTCGAGTGGGGCTACGGCTACGCGAAGCGGTTCGGCATCGTGCGCGTCGACTTCGACACGCTCGAGCGCACGCCGAAGCGCAGCGCGCACTGGTTCCGCGAGCTCGCGACCACGCACGTCCTCCCCGTCGGGTGA